One window of uncultured Fretibacterium sp. genomic DNA carries:
- the panB gene encoding 3-methyl-2-oxobutanoate hydroxymethyltransferase, whose product MSKKKGKLEFLEMKRNGEKVTWITAYDFPTAMFAEAAGIDMILVGDSLGMVVLGYSGTIPVTMNDCISHCKAVRRGAPNTFIVGDLPFGSYQVSDEQAVENSIRFFKEAEVDAIKLEGGVRVKTRIKAIAESGVLVFGHIGLTPQSSGPLGGFKAQGVTPDSARYVIEDALAVEEAGAYALLVEGIPPELTEFITKRLSIPVYSIGAGWPCDGQLIICGDMLGQFQAFTPKFVKKYANVAEVITNAFKAYAEDVRTGKFPDDNYVYHIRKGCEEEYAAMLKEYEKK is encoded by the coding sequence ATGTCCAAGAAGAAGGGGAAGTTGGAATTTCTGGAAATGAAGAGGAATGGGGAAAAGGTTACATGGATTACCGCTTACGATTTTCCAACAGCAATGTTTGCGGAAGCGGCAGGGATCGATATGATTTTGGTTGGGGACTCCTTAGGTATGGTCGTATTGGGATATTCAGGGACCATCCCCGTTACGATGAATGATTGCATTAGTCATTGCAAAGCAGTGCGTCGTGGCGCCCCGAACACTTTTATAGTTGGCGACCTACCCTTTGGATCTTACCAGGTCTCTGACGAGCAGGCGGTGGAGAATTCAATTCGATTTTTTAAGGAGGCTGAAGTAGATGCTATTAAGCTGGAGGGCGGCGTGCGTGTGAAAACTCGCATCAAAGCCATAGCTGAAAGCGGTGTGTTGGTTTTTGGACACATCGGTCTGACGCCGCAGAGTTCCGGCCCATTGGGGGGATTTAAGGCTCAAGGTGTGACGCCGGATTCAGCGCGCTACGTTATTGAAGATGCACTGGCGGTGGAGGAGGCGGGAGCCTACGCTCTATTGGTGGAGGGTATTCCGCCCGAGCTGACGGAGTTCATAACAAAACGTCTATCAATCCCCGTCTACTCGATTGGAGCAGGATGGCCGTGTGATGGTCAGTTGATTATTTGTGGGGACATGCTGGGACAGTTCCAGGCCTTTACGCCGAAATTTGTGAAGAAGTATGCGAATGTGGCGGAGGTGATCACAAATGCCTTTAAAGCATATGCAGAGGATGTTCGTACCGGGAAGTTCCCTGACGACAATTATGTTTACCATATTCGCAAAGGGTGTGAGGAAGAATATGCTGCCATGTTGAAGGAGTACGAGAAAAAGTAA
- a CDS encoding 2-dehydropantoate 2-reductase: MKIVVLGSGAMGCVYGGKLAEAGYEVTLVDIWKEHIDAIKQNGLHIEGVGGERKITSVNAVTSPSEAGKADLVIVFVKATMTEEAVVGAKGIFQENSIVLTLQNGLGNIEAIGRHVNPNQIMAGVSGHGATLLGPGKVRHAGAGYTALGEISGVLTKRLEELGALFRRGGFEPVILSENVTGLIWSKLMANIAINAVTAITGIKNGQILDFSGAYEISTGAVLEAAAVAQKKGIRLNGDPVQQALRVIKDTVENRSSMLQDVSRHKQTEIRVINKAIVQEAESLGLSAPINKVLSGLVETIQASYPEE; encoded by the coding sequence ATGAAGATCGTGGTATTGGGTTCAGGGGCTATGGGATGCGTTTATGGGGGAAAATTAGCGGAAGCCGGTTATGAGGTAACTTTGGTAGATATATGGAAGGAGCATATCGATGCAATCAAACAGAATGGATTGCACATTGAGGGGGTTGGTGGAGAAAGAAAGATAACCTCTGTCAATGCCGTTACCTCCCCCTCAGAAGCCGGAAAGGCCGACCTCGTTATTGTTTTTGTCAAGGCAACTATGACAGAAGAAGCCGTTGTAGGTGCTAAAGGCATCTTTCAGGAAAACTCTATTGTCTTAACGCTTCAAAATGGTCTGGGAAATATCGAGGCTATTGGACGTCATGTTAATCCCAACCAGATTATGGCGGGGGTCTCGGGGCATGGAGCCACTCTCTTAGGGCCTGGGAAAGTCCGGCATGCCGGCGCGGGCTATACCGCTTTGGGAGAAATATCCGGAGTCCTAACGAAGCGTCTCGAGGAGTTGGGAGCCCTTTTCCGTCGGGGAGGGTTTGAGCCTGTAATCCTTTCTGAAAACGTTACGGGCTTGATCTGGAGTAAATTGATGGCCAATATAGCCATCAACGCCGTCACGGCAATCACAGGAATCAAAAATGGGCAGATTTTAGATTTCTCGGGAGCTTACGAAATCTCCACAGGCGCTGTTCTTGAGGCTGCCGCCGTAGCTCAAAAGAAGGGGATCCGGTTGAATGGAGATCCTGTCCAACAGGCGTTAAGGGTAATAAAAGACACGGTTGAGAATCGGTCTTCGATGTTGCAGGACGTGAGCAGACACAAACAGACGGAAATTCGCGTCATCAATAAGGCTATTGTACAAGAAGCGGAGTCTCTTGGATTGTCCGCTCCGATCAACAAAGTCCTTTCGGGGCTTGTGGAGACGATCCAAGCGTCTTATCCCGAAGAGTGA
- the panB gene encoding 3-methyl-2-oxobutanoate hydroxymethyltransferase, with protein sequence MPKVTIQKLQEMKQKGEKISYVTAYDFGQATLVEKSEIEMILVGDSMSMTMLGHESTVPLTTDQMIHHIRAVVKGAPSPMIVGDLVFGSYNETPEQAIHSANRLLKEGGCDVVKLEGCMPETVRRMVDAGIGVQGHIGLTPQTAGLLGGFKLQGKNMDAARKIVDQAKSLEQAGAFSLVVECVPEELGRAITEAVKIPVIGIGAGRYCDGQVLVYHDLLGMFDRFRPKFVKKYADIGGQIVKALQEYKQEVRDVKFPSDEYVFGGLSKDDIGKIY encoded by the coding sequence ATGCCTAAGGTAACGATTCAAAAGCTCCAGGAAATGAAACAAAAGGGGGAAAAGATCAGTTACGTCACAGCCTATGACTTCGGCCAGGCAACATTGGTGGAAAAGTCGGAAATCGAGATGATTCTGGTTGGGGATAGCATGTCCATGACCATGCTGGGTCACGAATCTACGGTGCCCCTGACTACGGATCAGATGATCCATCACATCAGGGCTGTCGTGAAGGGGGCGCCTTCCCCGATGATCGTAGGAGATCTCGTCTTCGGCTCTTACAACGAGACCCCGGAGCAGGCCATCCACAGCGCCAACCGCTTGCTGAAGGAAGGGGGATGTGATGTCGTCAAGCTGGAGGGGTGTATGCCCGAGACGGTTCGCCGTATGGTCGATGCGGGTATTGGGGTGCAGGGACATATCGGCCTGACCCCGCAGACGGCAGGGCTTCTGGGTGGGTTTAAATTGCAGGGTAAGAACATGGATGCGGCGCGGAAGATCGTGGATCAGGCGAAGTCTTTGGAGCAGGCAGGAGCCTTCTCCCTGGTTGTGGAATGCGTGCCCGAGGAACTGGGACGGGCAATCACCGAGGCAGTGAAAATTCCCGTGATCGGCATCGGTGCTGGGCGATATTGCGATGGTCAGGTACTGGTCTATCACGATCTGCTGGGGATGTTCGACCGTTTCCGTCCCAAATTCGTCAAAAAATACGCCGATATTGGTGGGCAGATTGTTAAGGCGCTCCAGGAGTACAAACAGGAGGTCCGTGACGTCAAATTTCCCAGTGATGAATATGTTTTTGGAGGGCTCAGCAAGGACGATATCGGAAAAATCTATTGA
- a CDS encoding sodium:solute symporter family protein, which translates to MEVIDLIRHNGYVQAILGYAILLILIGWFVGRRVRSSSGFFVAGRRLGTGLLFTTLIAANIGAGSTVGVAAIAYKSGASAWWWIGSAGIGSMILAFCVGPRIWRIACRHGLYTLGDYLDMRYDKVFRGFFSGMMAVGTLALFSGQLLGIAWILEVVAGVPKTAGVIAGAVVATLYFAAGGLLSTAVVNIVELVVILAGFLVALPCIYEFVGGWEGLTARVAQNLPDAARQASFFSLDGIGVTVIVGYLVMLVPSFFISPGLIGKVFGAKDEHAIRWGTALNGAVQLLFAVIPVFIGMAAFAAFPDLPRADLALPTAMKEMMPFSIATLALAAIFAAEVSTADAVLYMLATSVSNDLYKRFLNPGVSDAALLRFSRAVTLASGVLGVLFALKLGSIISALTIFYSLMSVSLAAPLVFGLFTCRASNAGAILASACGIALTLFCSFYQGAETVNLWGGVLDTRTHLVDFGLAKLNAATCGILFTFVLMAVSLLILPSRSRRAE; encoded by the coding sequence ATGGAAGTTATAGATCTGATACGGCACAACGGTTACGTTCAGGCTATTTTGGGCTACGCGATTCTGCTGATCCTGATCGGGTGGTTCGTGGGCAGAAGGGTCAGGAGTTCGTCGGGCTTCTTCGTCGCGGGGAGGAGGCTGGGGACGGGCCTTCTCTTCACCACGCTGATCGCGGCAAATATCGGCGCCGGCTCCACGGTCGGAGTTGCGGCCATCGCCTATAAGTCCGGCGCCTCCGCCTGGTGGTGGATCGGGAGCGCGGGCATCGGCTCCATGATCCTGGCGTTCTGCGTAGGCCCCAGGATCTGGCGCATCGCCTGCCGGCACGGACTCTACACGCTTGGGGATTACCTGGATATGCGCTACGACAAGGTGTTTCGGGGATTTTTCTCCGGGATGATGGCCGTCGGCACCCTGGCCCTGTTCTCCGGCCAGCTCCTGGGGATCGCCTGGATTCTGGAGGTCGTGGCGGGGGTGCCGAAGACGGCGGGCGTCATAGCGGGCGCGGTCGTCGCGACGCTCTATTTCGCGGCTGGCGGCCTGCTCTCCACCGCGGTCGTCAATATCGTCGAGCTCGTGGTGATCCTCGCCGGGTTCCTCGTCGCCCTGCCCTGCATCTACGAGTTCGTCGGAGGGTGGGAGGGGCTGACCGCCAGGGTGGCCCAAAATCTGCCCGACGCGGCGCGGCAGGCGTCCTTCTTCTCCTTGGACGGCATCGGCGTTACGGTTATCGTTGGCTATCTGGTCATGCTCGTACCGTCCTTCTTCATCTCCCCCGGGCTGATCGGCAAGGTCTTCGGGGCGAAGGACGAGCATGCCATCCGCTGGGGGACGGCGCTCAACGGAGCGGTCCAGCTTTTGTTCGCGGTCATCCCCGTCTTCATCGGCATGGCGGCCTTCGCGGCCTTTCCGGACCTTCCGCGCGCGGATCTAGCCCTGCCGACCGCGATGAAGGAGATGATGCCCTTCTCCATCGCCACGCTGGCGCTCGCGGCCATCTTCGCGGCGGAGGTCAGCACGGCGGACGCCGTGCTCTACATGCTGGCGACCTCCGTCTCCAACGATCTCTACAAGCGTTTTCTGAACCCCGGGGTGTCGGACGCCGCGCTGCTGAGGTTCTCCCGCGCCGTTACCCTCGCGTCGGGGGTGCTGGGCGTGCTCTTTGCCTTGAAACTCGGCAGTATCATCTCCGCGTTGACGATTTTCTACTCACTGATGAGCGTATCCCTGGCCGCACCGCTCGTCTTCGGGCTCTTCACCTGCCGCGCCTCCAACGCCGGGGCCATCCTCGCCTCGGCCTGCGGTATCGCGCTCACGCTGTTCTGCTCCTTCTATCAGGGGGCGGAGACCGTGAACCTGTGGGGCGGCGTGCTGGACACCAGGACGCACCTGGTGGATTTCGGCCTGGCGAAGCTCAACGCCGCCACCTGCGGCATCCTGTTCACCTTCGTGCTGATGGCCGTCTCGCTCCTGATCCTGCCGTCCCGGAGCCGCAGGGCGGAGTGA
- a CDS encoding sodium:solute symporter family protein — protein MDLLLHNGYVQAILGYAILLILIGWFVGSKVKSSSGFFVAGRKLGTGLLSTTLIAANLGAGSTVGVAAIAYKSGISAWWWIGSAGIGSMILAFCVGPKIWRIACRYDLYTLGDYLDRRYSKVFRGLFSGMMSIGTLALFSGQLLGIAWILDVVAGVPKTVGVIAGAVVTTLYFAAGGLLSAAIVNIVELVVILAGFLIALPYIYGFVGGWTGLTSKVVQNLPDAVQQASFFSMDGIGVTVIVGYLVMLVPSFFISPGLIGKVFGARDEHAIRWGTATNGVAQLLFAIIPVFIGMAAFAAFPDLPRADLALPTAMKEMMPFSIATLALAAIFAAEVSTADAVLYMLATSVSNDIYKRFLNPLVSDEGLLKFSRSVTLLSGVLGVLFALKLGSIISALTIFYSLMSVSLAAPLVFGLFTRRASNAGAILASVCGIVLTLFCTFYQGTETVNLWVGVLDTKTHLVDFGFSKLNATTCGILFTFIVMAISLLILPYHGSPLDDSAPLPEERAA, from the coding sequence ATGGATCTGCTATTGCACAATGGTTACGTTCAAGCCATTTTGGGTTATGCGATTCTGCTGATTCTGATAGGGTGGTTTGTGGGTAGCAAGGTCAAGAGCTCGTCGGGTTTCTTCGTAGCGGGGCGAAAACTTGGGACAGGGCTTCTTTCCACCACCTTGATCGCGGCTAACCTGGGGGCAGGTTCTACGGTTGGAGTCGCGGCGATTGCCTATAAGTCCGGCATCTCCGCCTGGTGGTGGATCGGGAGCGCCGGCATCGGATCCATGATCCTGGCGTTCTGCGTTGGCCCAAAGATTTGGCGCATCGCCTGCCGATATGACCTCTATACCTTGGGGGACTATCTGGATAGACGTTACAGCAAAGTGTTCCGAGGGCTTTTCTCGGGCATGATGTCCATAGGTACGTTGGCGTTGTTCTCGGGGCAACTCCTGGGTATCGCCTGGATTCTCGATGTCGTTGCAGGGGTGCCGAAAACGGTGGGGGTCATCGCGGGTGCAGTCGTTACGACGCTCTATTTTGCAGCTGGTGGCCTGCTCTCCGCGGCGATAGTCAATATCGTCGAGCTCGTAGTAATCCTCGCCGGCTTTCTCATCGCCCTGCCCTATATCTACGGGTTCGTCGGAGGGTGGACAGGGTTGACCTCCAAGGTCGTCCAGAATCTACCCGATGCGGTGCAGCAGGCGTCCTTTTTCTCCATGGATGGCATTGGTGTTACGGTTATCGTTGGCTACCTGGTCATGCTCGTTCCGTCCTTTTTTATATCCCCCGGGCTGATCGGCAAAGTCTTTGGGGCGAGGGATGAGCATGCTATCCGCTGGGGAACGGCAACCAACGGCGTCGCCCAACTGTTATTCGCAATTATCCCCGTTTTTATCGGCATGGCTGCTTTCGCGGCCTTTCCGGATCTTCCACGCGCGGATCTGGCTCTGCCGACAGCGATGAAGGAGATGATGCCCTTCTCCATCGCCACGCTGGCGCTGGCTGCTATCTTCGCGGCGGAGGTCAGCACGGCGGACGCCGTCCTTTATATGTTGGCAACATCCGTATCCAACGACATCTACAAGCGTTTCCTGAACCCCTTGGTATCGGACGAAGGACTCTTGAAGTTTTCCCGATCCGTCACGCTTCTGTCGGGGGTGCTGGGTGTACTCTTTGCCTTGAAACTCGGCAGTATCATATCTGCGCTGACGATTTTCTACTCACTGATGAGTGTCTCCTTGGCCGCGCCGCTCGTCTTTGGGCTCTTCACCCGACGCGCCTCCAATGCCGGGGCCATTCTCGCTTCGGTCTGCGGCATCGTTCTCACATTGTTCTGTACCTTCTATCAGGGGACAGAGACGGTGAATCTGTGGGTGGGCGTGCTGGATACCAAAACGCACTTGGTCGACTTTGGGTTTTCCAAGCTCAATGCCACCACTTGCGGTATTCTATTTACCTTTATCGTGATGGCTATTTCTCTCTTGATCCTACCGTATCACGGAAGTCCGTTGGACGATTCCGCTCCTTTACCCGAAGAAAGGGCAGCATAA
- a CDS encoding FCD domain-containing protein: protein MIETKREQLIQQLTEEIQTGRFRTATKLPPERVLMEEMGVTRTLLREALMTMEGMGRLSIEGRSGITIIRNGEEKVAQNISGMVQWPSVLNGEILEVRLILEIPAAKIAARVRNDVDLEQMDRCLSALSNVDYCDEKNYARGDEWDFLLHQAIMRTTGNGLLLRVYEGVASLMRDFTRRYRGMLFNHVDGWAQNAFREHKMIVEAIRAQNSEEAGEAMRVHLCRISKGYQFFGISQHRTTCDVFCQENS from the coding sequence GTGATTGAGACGAAACGGGAACAACTGATTCAACAATTAACAGAGGAAATTCAGACGGGACGCTTCAGAACAGCTACAAAACTACCGCCCGAGCGTGTACTGATGGAAGAAATGGGAGTGACGAGAACCCTTCTTAGAGAGGCTCTAATGACGATGGAGGGGATGGGGCGCCTCTCCATTGAGGGGCGCAGCGGCATTACCATCATTCGCAATGGCGAGGAGAAGGTTGCTCAGAACATCAGTGGAATGGTTCAATGGCCATCGGTCCTGAACGGAGAGATCCTGGAGGTTCGTTTAATTTTGGAGATCCCGGCAGCTAAAATCGCCGCACGGGTTCGAAATGACGTGGATCTCGAACAGATGGATCGCTGCCTGAGTGCCTTATCGAATGTCGACTATTGTGATGAGAAAAATTACGCCCGTGGCGACGAATGGGATTTTCTGCTGCATCAGGCGATCATGCGAACAACCGGGAACGGGCTTCTGCTACGCGTCTATGAAGGTGTGGCCTCCCTGATGCGCGACTTTACACGGCGCTATCGTGGGATGCTCTTTAACCACGTCGATGGCTGGGCTCAAAACGCCTTTCGTGAACATAAGATGATTGTAGAGGCTATTCGTGCTCAGAATTCGGAGGAGGCCGGGGAGGCCATGCGGGTACACCTTTGTCGGATTTCAAAGGGGTATCAATTCTTCGGGATCTCGCAACACAGGACCACTTGTGATGTATTTTGTCAGGAGAACTCCTGA
- the ftcD gene encoding glutamate formimidoyltransferase, translating to MAKLVECVPNFSEGQRAEVIEAIIGEARGTPGVTILDHSSDPNHNRTVLTFVGEPQAAKQAAFACCAKAAELIDMEKHRGGHPRIGATDVIPFIPVSNVTMEECVALAHELGREIADKLSIPVYFYEAAAKRPSMKALPDVRKGEYEGLKEAIKTPERAPDEGPRAMHPRAGATVVGARPFLVAFNINLSTSDLALAKHIAQTIRAARGGYVNCRAIGLALEERGITQVSINMTDYTSTPLHRVFETVKSEAARYGVSVVGSEIIGLTPMQALLDAADFYLRLEGFKRDQVLEARLLGE from the coding sequence ATGGCGAAGCTTGTGGAATGCGTACCGAACTTCAGCGAGGGGCAGAGGGCCGAGGTCATCGAGGCCATCATCGGCGAGGCGCGCGGGACGCCCGGCGTGACTATCCTGGACCACTCCTCCGACCCCAATCACAATCGGACGGTGCTCACCTTCGTGGGCGAGCCTCAGGCCGCCAAGCAGGCGGCGTTCGCCTGCTGCGCCAAGGCCGCGGAGCTGATCGACATGGAGAAACACAGGGGGGGACATCCCCGCATCGGTGCGACGGACGTCATTCCCTTCATCCCCGTCTCGAACGTTACGATGGAGGAGTGCGTGGCCCTGGCCCACGAGCTGGGCAGGGAGATTGCCGACAAGCTCTCCATTCCCGTCTATTTCTACGAGGCCGCCGCAAAGCGCCCCTCGATGAAGGCGCTGCCCGACGTCCGCAAGGGGGAGTACGAGGGGCTGAAGGAGGCCATCAAAACGCCGGAACGCGCCCCCGACGAGGGGCCTCGGGCGATGCACCCCAGGGCCGGAGCTACGGTCGTCGGCGCGCGCCCCTTTCTGGTGGCCTTCAACATCAACCTGTCGACCTCCGACTTGGCCCTGGCCAAGCACATCGCCCAGACCATCCGCGCGGCCAGGGGCGGCTATGTGAACTGCCGCGCCATCGGCCTGGCGCTTGAGGAGAGGGGGATCACTCAGGTCTCCATCAACATGACGGACTACACCTCGACCCCGCTGCACCGCGTCTTCGAGACCGTCAAATCCGAGGCCGCGCGCTACGGTGTCAGTGTCGTGGGTAGCGAGATCATCGGGCTTACCCCCATGCAGGCCCTCCTGGACGCCGCCGACTTCTACCTGCGCCTCGAGGGTTTCAAGCGCGACCAGGTGCTGGAGGCTCGCCTGCTTGGGGAATAG
- a CDS encoding PTS sugar transporter subunit IIC, with protein sequence MARQRKGWDFVIDVMNGMGRGLFASLIVGLILRQAGAYLSVPLLTKLGSAAQILMGPAIAASIACSVSAPPLAVFSSLAVGAVGAGAFAGPAPVPGEPVGAAVAALVGVLCGKIAQGKGGKGLDILLIPLATIVGGGLAAVTCAPWIARGMNAVGDLVNLTTTLQPLPMGIAVSVIMGMILTLPISSAALAISLGLSGLAAGASTVGCSAQMVGFAVMSFRENGIGGLIAQGLGTSMIQVPNIMRNPWIWVPPTLASAVLGPLATLLFRMKNNSVGAGMGTSGLVGQIGTFTVMGESAWPGVILLHFVLPALLTWFFARILEGRGLVQPGDMTLDREA encoded by the coding sequence ATGGCCAGACAACGGAAAGGCTGGGACTTTGTCATCGACGTGATGAATGGAATGGGGCGCGGACTCTTCGCCTCCCTGATCGTGGGGTTGATCCTGAGGCAGGCGGGCGCCTACCTCTCAGTTCCCCTGCTGACGAAACTCGGCAGTGCGGCGCAGATCCTCATGGGACCGGCTATCGCGGCCAGCATCGCGTGCAGCGTCTCGGCCCCGCCCCTGGCGGTCTTCTCCTCTCTGGCGGTCGGCGCTGTCGGGGCTGGGGCCTTTGCCGGCCCTGCGCCCGTGCCCGGCGAGCCCGTAGGGGCCGCCGTCGCGGCTCTCGTCGGGGTCCTGTGCGGCAAGATCGCGCAGGGAAAAGGCGGCAAGGGGCTCGACATCCTGTTGATCCCTCTCGCCACGATCGTCGGCGGCGGACTCGCGGCCGTGACCTGCGCGCCCTGGATTGCGAGAGGAATGAACGCCGTCGGGGATCTCGTCAACCTGACGACGACCCTGCAGCCGCTGCCGATGGGCATCGCCGTCTCCGTCATCATGGGGATGATCCTCACGCTGCCGATCAGCAGCGCCGCCCTGGCGATCTCATTGGGGCTCTCGGGGCTCGCCGCCGGGGCCTCCACGGTGGGGTGCAGCGCGCAGATGGTCGGGTTCGCGGTCATGAGCTTCCGGGAGAACGGGATCGGGGGCCTGATCGCCCAGGGGCTGGGCACGTCCATGATTCAGGTGCCGAACATCATGCGCAACCCCTGGATATGGGTTCCGCCGACCCTCGCCTCGGCCGTCCTGGGCCCCCTCGCGACGCTGCTTTTCCGGATGAAGAACAACAGCGTCGGCGCGGGGATGGGGACGAGCGGCCTGGTGGGGCAGATCGGCACGTTCACCGTGATGGGCGAGTCCGCCTGGCCCGGCGTGATCCTGCTGCATTTCGTCCTCCCCGCCCTGCTCACCTGGTTCTTCGCCAGGATTCTCGAGGGCCGGGGGTTGGTCCAGCCGGGGGATATGACACTGGACAGGGAGGCGTGA
- a CDS encoding M20 family metallopeptidase, protein MKYAKVLECLDAEGLIRFVQDVVRIDSVYDPGVPGADESRVTEFVSKFLRDEGFEVHLDEVVPGRTNIVAFLRGEAGGKTILMEGHQDVVSIGNREEWKYDPFGAEIVERDGKKVMYGRGSNDTKGNMGAAIFAARAIRDSKITFKGNILLCIPVDEEGMMIGIKHFIEKGWAKGVDGALICEPEEKHLCVFQKGALRFRVTFHGTQCHGCMPLTGNDPNWALARFIVELRQLENFEKDRLGRHEFLGWPSFTPTVLQAPVTGVAQLNVVPKEASLALDVRTVPGQEHDGIRRQIQGIVDRLSSQYSFGDDKFSATIEQLDDRPWTEVPRDHPLVASAARAYREVMGREEIYDGVPGATDGTFLQAWNNIPVLVTGAGDREIPHHVDEWVEVDDLIEASKIFALTALYFMES, encoded by the coding sequence GTGAAGTATGCGAAGGTTCTGGAATGTCTGGATGCTGAGGGTTTGATTCGATTTGTGCAGGATGTTGTGCGTATCGACAGTGTGTACGACCCGGGGGTCCCCGGTGCTGACGAGTCCCGCGTGACGGAGTTCGTGTCGAAATTTCTTAGGGATGAGGGGTTCGAGGTCCATCTGGATGAGGTCGTTCCGGGCAGGACGAACATCGTGGCATTCCTGCGAGGCGAAGCGGGCGGAAAAACCATTTTGATGGAGGGGCATCAGGATGTCGTCTCCATTGGAAACCGTGAGGAATGGAAATACGATCCATTCGGTGCGGAGATTGTGGAGCGAGATGGAAAGAAAGTCATGTATGGCCGTGGCTCCAACGATACAAAGGGCAATATGGGGGCGGCTATCTTTGCGGCCCGTGCGATTCGTGACAGCAAAATTACCTTTAAAGGAAATATTCTGCTTTGTATTCCCGTTGATGAAGAGGGGATGATGATTGGCATCAAGCATTTTATCGAAAAAGGTTGGGCCAAGGGAGTCGATGGAGCCCTAATCTGTGAGCCGGAGGAGAAGCACCTTTGTGTGTTCCAGAAGGGGGCGCTCCGTTTTCGAGTTACCTTCCATGGCACTCAGTGTCACGGCTGTATGCCTCTGACGGGGAACGACCCCAACTGGGCTTTGGCCCGTTTTATTGTAGAACTGCGGCAGCTGGAGAACTTTGAAAAGGATCGGCTGGGCAGACACGAATTTTTGGGTTGGCCCAGCTTCACGCCAACCGTCCTCCAGGCTCCGGTCACCGGGGTGGCGCAACTAAACGTGGTGCCGAAGGAGGCAAGCCTGGCTTTGGATGTCCGCACTGTACCTGGTCAGGAACATGACGGGATCCGTCGTCAGATTCAGGGAATAGTAGATCGCCTGTCGAGCCAATATTCTTTTGGTGATGACAAATTCTCCGCCACCATAGAGCAGCTGGACGACCGGCCATGGACCGAGGTTCCACGAGACCATCCGCTCGTTGCCTCAGCAGCACGCGCCTACCGCGAGGTTATGGGGCGGGAGGAAATCTATGACGGTGTTCCCGGAGCGACCGATGGGACCTTCCTTCAGGCCTGGAATAATATCCCCGTCCTGGTGACGGGCGCAGGTGATCGTGAAATTCCCCACCATGTGGACGAGTGGGTGGAGGTCGATGACCTGATTGAGGCCTCGAAAATCTTTGCCTTGACCGCGTTGTACTTTATGGAGAGCTGA